The DNA window AAGTGCATAGCCGTGCTCGGAGTTCATTGCCGCGAGGTAGTCCATACGATCGACGTACGGCACGACCTGCGGGTAGGTCATGGCCTCGCAATGCTTCTCGAAACAACGGTGCAAATAGCCAAGATGCGGCACAACGTCGATCACGAGTTCGCCGTCGAGCACAGCCTCCAGGCGCAACACACCGTGGGTGGACGGGTGCTGGGGCCCGATGTTGAGGATCATCTCCTCGGTCTTCAGACGGTTCGTCTCGACCTTCTCGGCCGGCACGACCTTCACCGGTACCGGCGCGGTCGTCAAGTTGGGGTGAAGAACTTCAGCCATTAATACTGTACCTTCATTCCTCTGTAAAACTCGGGGTGCTTGTAGTCCTTGCGAAGCGGATGGCCGACCCAGTCGTCATCGAGCAGGATGCGGCGCAGATCGGGATGTTCGAGAAACTTGATCCCGATCATATCATATCCCTCACGCTCGTGCCAGTTCGCGCTGGCCCACAGATCGGTCACCGACGGGACGATCGGGTGATCGACCGGCACCGTGACCTTCAGTGCGAAGGCGTGCTTCTTGGACATCGA is part of the Bacteroidota bacterium genome and encodes:
- a CDS encoding NADH-quinone oxidoreductase subunit C codes for the protein MTNKEIYEKLKAVFGNKIGDFNEQTGSEYAKRTSSYADVAEPGAVHEICQYLRDDSDLAFENLNSVSCGDNGDKTLYVAYHMESMSKKHAFALKVTVPVDHPIVPSVTDLWASANWHEREGYDMIGIKFLEHPDLRRILLDDDWVGHPLRKDYKHPEFYRGMKVQY